The DNA sequence AAACATTAAGCCAATCGCCCCATCTCCCAAAATCACTACTTTATCTTTGGGTTTGATATGGGAACGAGCGACACCATGCAATACACAAGCTAATGGTTCAGTCATCGCCGCCAATGCAAAAGGTAATTCATCGGGCAGACGCAATAAATTATGCTGGACAATGGGTGCAGGAATTTTTAAGTATTCGGCAAATGTGCCATTATTCCAAGTTAAATTCGGGCATAAAGAATACTCTTGGCGTTGACAAAAAAAACATTCCATGCAAGGTGCAGAGTTATTGGCCACAACGCGATCGCCCACTCGCCAATTAACTACATCTGCGCCCACCGCAACAATTGTCCCTGCGGCTTCATGACCAAATAGCGTTGGTGGTTTCAACATCTTGGCATGACCACCACGCCGCCAAACTTTCAAATCTGTACCGCAAGTTGTCGCTGCACCCACTTGAATCACGATTTCACCGACTGCTGGTGTGGGGTCAGCTACTTGCTCTAACCGTAAATCTTCCTGACCATAAAGTAATGCTGCTAACAAGGCTTGTGACCTAATTCAAAAGCTCCACCTGATTTTATCAGGTAAATATTCAGAATTTATAAGGTGCGATCGCTCCACCACTCAACTCTTCAGTAATGCTACTCTGATTTAACTCAGCACTCAGCACTTTCAACTCAGCACTTTTTTAGTGAACTTCGATTACATTTAGATGTCAAAGCCTTGCTGCCTAGAATAGACTGGTTTTGTGTACCTCTGGC is a window from the Aulosira sp. FACHB-615 genome containing:
- a CDS encoding zinc-binding dehydrogenase — translated: MLAALLYGQEDLRLEQVADPTPAVGEIVIQVGAATTCGTDLKVWRRGGHAKMLKPPTLFGHEAAGTIVAVGADVVNWRVGDRVVANNSAPCMECFFCQRQEYSLCPNLTWNNGTFAEYLKIPAPIVQHNLLRLPDELPFALAAMTEPLACVLHGVARSHIKPKDKVVILGDGAIGLMFVAALAETVEVLLWGGSDQRLEIGQKLGAAQTFNYHQISDIPGVVKELTQGWGADVVIEATGVPSVWETAIACARPGATVNLFGGCLRDTTITVNTEQLHYSELTLKGVFHNTPKYVRSALAMIASQKLPLELLISESRPLKDLEQVFHDMKARQVIKVAMVCNQN